A stretch of the Psychroserpens sp. Hel_I_66 genome encodes the following:
- a CDS encoding cryptochrome/photolyase family protein codes for MKQPLNIFWFRRDLRLDDNIGFFEALRSEHPVLPIFIFDSEILDQLPEDDARVNFIYDTLQKMRSNLQDERDSSIAMYHGKPLDIYKKLVEDYDINTVFTNHDYEPYARERDKEIKSFLKDHDIDFKTFKDQVIFEKDEVVKKDGDPYVVYTPYMKVWKENFKDYDLKIYYTNDYLDNLVKNTRLPNLDLAEIGFKKSSQQIEEYTVTPTLIQEYEDTRNFPAKDSTSRLGPHLRFGTVSVRKMVKKAIAEKNEIFWQELIWREFFMQILWHYPDTTKESFKSKYDRIEWRNNEDEFKKWCEGKTGYPFVDAGMRQLNQTGFMHNRVRMLVGSFLCKHLLIDWRWGEAYFAEKLHDYEMSSNVGNWQWVAGSGVDAAPYFRIFNPTTQIDKFDKDRTYIKKFVPEFDTDDYPEKMVDHKEARERCLKVYKEAVS; via the coding sequence ATGAAACAACCCTTAAATATATTCTGGTTTAGACGTGATTTACGCTTAGATGATAATATAGGTTTCTTCGAAGCGCTAAGGAGCGAACATCCAGTTTTGCCCATATTCATTTTTGACTCTGAAATATTGGACCAACTCCCAGAAGATGACGCACGAGTCAATTTTATTTATGATACACTCCAAAAAATGCGCTCTAACCTTCAAGACGAACGTGATAGCAGCATCGCTATGTATCATGGCAAACCATTAGACATTTACAAAAAATTGGTCGAGGATTACGACATAAACACTGTGTTTACAAATCATGATTATGAGCCTTACGCCAGAGAACGTGATAAAGAAATCAAAAGCTTTTTAAAAGATCACGATATTGATTTTAAAACCTTTAAAGATCAAGTTATTTTTGAAAAGGACGAAGTCGTCAAAAAAGATGGAGACCCTTATGTAGTTTACACACCCTACATGAAAGTATGGAAAGAAAACTTTAAGGATTATGATTTAAAAATATATTATACCAATGATTATCTAGATAATTTGGTCAAAAATACACGTTTACCAAATTTAGATTTAGCTGAAATTGGCTTCAAAAAATCAAGTCAGCAAATTGAAGAATATACTGTAACTCCCACCCTAATACAAGAGTATGAAGACACTAGAAATTTTCCAGCAAAAGACTCGACATCAAGATTGGGTCCGCATTTGCGTTTTGGAACTGTAAGTGTTCGTAAAATGGTAAAAAAAGCCATTGCAGAAAAAAATGAAATCTTTTGGCAAGAATTGATTTGGAGGGAATTTTTTATGCAAATTCTGTGGCATTATCCTGATACAACCAAAGAATCCTTTAAATCAAAATATGACCGAATTGAATGGCGAAACAACGAAGACGAATTTAAAAAATGGTGCGAAGGTAAAACGGGATATCCATTTGTAGATGCAGGAATGCGACAGCTCAATCAAACAGGATTTATGCACAATCGCGTTCGTATGTTGGTTGGTAGTTTTCTTTGCAAACACCTATTGATTGATTGGCGTTGGGGAGAAGCTTATTTTGCTGAAAAACTCCATGATTATGAAATGTCCAGCAATGTTGGTAATTGGCAATGGGTTGCTGGCTCTGGTGTTGATGCAGCTCCTTATTTCAGGATCTTTAATCCTACAACACAAATTGATAAATTTGATAAAGACAGAACGTACATTAAAAAATTCGTTCCAGAATTTGATACTGATGATTATCCTGAAAAAATGGTAGATCACAAAGAAGCTAGAGAACGTTGTTTAAAAGTTTATAAAGAAGCTGTGAGTTAA
- a CDS encoding alanine/glycine:cation symporter family protein, giving the protein MLTLIQNQSLDEQINLQFSNATKWFVDAVLAEIPITENVGIPWVVIVLILGAGYFTFYFKLVNVREFLTAIKVVKGNYDDLETQGKITVSNAVSTIDGDNPDTIRVEGHGEGEVSHFQALTAAVSATVGLGNIAGVAIALSIGGAGATLWMVLAGLLGMSSKFVECTLGVKYREIDANGTIYGGPMYYLKKGLKEKGLGKLGKVLAVAFAIMCIGGSFGGGNMFQVNQAFKLFEYVTGGEQSFIFGKGWIFGIVMAILVGIVIIGGIKKIAKVTDKVVPLMVIVYLLAVLTILGMNFSKIPEAFAAIWDGAFSPQSIGGGFIGVLVQGFKRAAFSNEAGIGSSSIAHSAVKTNFPASEGLVALLEPFIDTVVVCTMTALVLIITGQVDTSAAIDFEQGVILTSTALESEISWFPYVLTVAVILFAFSSMISWSYYGYQSWSFLFGRGKKTEYTYKLMFCVFTVIGAAATLTAVMDFSDAMIFAMLVPNMIGLFLLRKKVLDELLRYKAIIKKKWN; this is encoded by the coding sequence ATGCTTACTCTTATTCAAAATCAATCTTTAGACGAACAAATCAATTTACAATTTAGCAATGCAACCAAATGGTTTGTTGATGCTGTGTTAGCTGAAATCCCAATCACAGAGAATGTTGGCATTCCGTGGGTGGTGATCGTTCTTATTCTGGGAGCGGGTTATTTTACCTTCTATTTTAAGCTTGTAAATGTCAGAGAATTTTTAACAGCCATTAAGGTTGTAAAAGGTAATTATGATGATTTAGAGACTCAAGGAAAAATAACGGTCTCTAATGCTGTATCAACTATAGATGGTGATAATCCAGACACAATAAGAGTTGAAGGGCATGGCGAAGGTGAGGTCAGTCATTTTCAGGCGTTAACAGCAGCAGTTTCAGCAACTGTTGGACTGGGTAATATTGCTGGAGTTGCTATCGCTTTATCTATTGGTGGAGCAGGCGCTACGCTTTGGATGGTACTTGCAGGTCTTTTGGGCATGTCTTCAAAATTTGTAGAATGTACTTTAGGAGTTAAATATCGTGAAATCGATGCCAACGGAACGATTTACGGAGGGCCGATGTACTATCTAAAAAAAGGACTCAAAGAGAAAGGTCTTGGCAAGTTGGGTAAAGTTTTAGCAGTTGCGTTTGCTATTATGTGTATTGGAGGCTCCTTTGGAGGTGGCAATATGTTTCAGGTTAATCAAGCTTTTAAACTCTTTGAATATGTGACAGGTGGCGAGCAAAGTTTTATCTTCGGAAAAGGTTGGATCTTCGGAATCGTCATGGCAATCCTTGTCGGTATCGTAATCATTGGAGGTATCAAGAAAATTGCGAAGGTGACAGATAAAGTGGTGCCCTTAATGGTCATTGTATATCTTTTGGCTGTTTTAACGATTCTTGGTATGAATTTTTCGAAAATTCCTGAGGCATTTGCAGCCATTTGGGATGGAGCTTTTAGTCCGCAGAGTATTGGTGGTGGATTTATTGGCGTACTCGTACAAGGGTTTAAACGCGCAGCATTTAGTAATGAAGCAGGTATTGGAAGCTCTTCAATTGCGCATAGTGCAGTGAAGACAAATTTTCCAGCGAGTGAAGGTTTGGTAGCTCTTTTGGAGCCTTTTATAGATACGGTTGTCGTTTGTACCATGACAGCTCTAGTTTTAATAATAACAGGCCAAGTAGATACTAGTGCAGCAATAGATTTCGAGCAAGGCGTAATTTTAACCTCTACAGCTCTGGAGAGTGAAATTTCCTGGTTTCCTTATGTACTTACGGTTGCAGTAATTTTATTCGCATTTTCATCAATGATTTCATGGTCTTATTATGGATACCAGTCGTGGAGTTTCCTCTTCGGAAGAGGGAAAAAAACAGAATACACTTATAAATTAATGTTCTGTGTGTTTACCGTTATTGGAGCAGCAGCTACCTTAACCGCAGTCATGGATTTTAGCGATGCCATGATATTTGCAATGCTAGTTCCCAATATGATTGGATTATTTTTACTTCGGAAAAAAGTCTTGGATGAGCTATTGCGCTACAAAGCAATTATTAAGAAAAAATGGAATTAA
- a CDS encoding MFS transporter — protein MIKLYKNYINTFKGLSQEIWWLALITLINRAGTMVIPFLSLYLKEDLNFSISDVGWIMTAFGLGSVAGSWLGGKLTDKIGYYKVMVRSLLSTGFLFILLQFLNTFASICIGIFLVMLVADTFRPAMFVALNAYSKPENKIRSLTLIRLAINLGFSAGPAIGGLIITGLSYSGLFWVDGITCIIATLVMIKVLNPKKAKIMDVIENKNPDSAYNDKAFLVFLVAMTLFGIVFLQYFSTVTIYYKNIHYLTEFEIGLLLGGNGLLIFIFEMPLIKWLERSRYSKLSLIFFGTVLTGLSILILNLTGWTGILIIGMLLMTLGEMIAFPFSNSFAVDRAKKGNQGEYMALYSISFSIGHIFGHNAGLQMSATIGYDNTWYIVTAIAFAAAIILFILNNYLKLKTPINTISPLTK, from the coding sequence ATGATAAAGCTCTATAAAAATTACATAAACACCTTTAAAGGTCTCTCTCAAGAAATCTGGTGGCTTGCGCTTATAACTTTAATAAATCGTGCAGGCACTATGGTAATCCCTTTTTTATCATTGTATTTAAAAGAAGATCTTAATTTTAGTATAAGTGATGTGGGCTGGATCATGACTGCGTTTGGACTAGGGTCTGTTGCTGGCTCATGGCTTGGTGGAAAATTAACCGATAAAATTGGCTACTACAAAGTGATGGTTAGAAGTCTATTGAGTACAGGTTTTCTATTTATACTGTTACAGTTCTTAAATACGTTTGCATCCATTTGCATTGGTATTTTTTTGGTGATGCTAGTAGCAGATACCTTTAGACCAGCAATGTTTGTCGCCTTAAACGCCTATAGCAAACCAGAAAATAAAATTAGATCATTGACCTTGATTCGTTTAGCGATTAATTTAGGTTTTTCGGCAGGTCCAGCAATTGGCGGATTGATTATTACAGGTTTGAGCTATTCAGGATTGTTTTGGGTAGATGGCATTACGTGCATTATTGCAACCTTGGTAATGATTAAGGTTTTAAATCCTAAAAAAGCTAAGATCATGGACGTTATAGAAAACAAGAATCCAGATTCTGCCTATAATGATAAAGCATTTTTAGTATTTTTAGTAGCGATGACCTTGTTCGGGATTGTATTTTTACAATATTTCTCAACGGTTACGATTTACTATAAAAACATTCATTATCTCACTGAATTTGAAATTGGTCTCCTTTTGGGAGGCAACGGTTTATTGATTTTTATTTTTGAAATGCCTCTCATTAAATGGCTGGAGCGTTCTAGATATTCAAAGTTATCGCTCATTTTCTTCGGAACAGTATTAACGGGATTGAGCATTCTCATCTTAAATCTAACAGGTTGGACTGGCATTTTAATTATTGGAATGTTACTCATGACGCTTGGCGAAATGATCGCCTTTCCATTCTCAAATTCATTTGCGGTAGATCGGGCAAAAAAAGGGAATCAAGGCGAATATATGGCACTTTATTCTATATCTTTTTCAATAGGTCATATCTTTGGCCATAACGCAGGCTTGCAAATGTCAGCAACGATTGGCTACGATAATACTTGGTATATTGTAACCGCAATTGCCTTTGCAGCTGCCATAATTTTATTTATATTAAATAATTATTTAAAACTGAAAACACCAATAAATACCATAAGTCCCTTAACAAAATGA
- a CDS encoding SRPBCC family protein, translated as MKIYTLHKKQNLPISIETAWEFLSDPKNLKTITPDYMGFHILSGADRPMFAGQIIQYIVTPVLGIKTKWVTEITHSVDHKYFVDEQRFGPYALWHHKHFIKEIDGGVEMEDIIDYKVPFGILGQLVHPIIVKPKLEEIFNYRTKKLEELFGTYKK; from the coding sequence ATGAAAATTTACACCTTACATAAAAAACAAAACTTACCAATTTCTATTGAAACTGCTTGGGAATTTCTTTCAGATCCTAAAAATTTAAAAACTATTACGCCAGATTATATGGGATTTCATATCTTGTCTGGAGCAGATCGTCCAATGTTTGCAGGTCAAATAATTCAGTATATTGTAACTCCAGTTTTAGGAATAAAAACCAAATGGGTTACAGAAATCACACATAGTGTTGACCATAAATACTTTGTAGATGAGCAACGTTTTGGACCATATGCTCTATGGCACCACAAGCATTTTATAAAAGAAATTGATGGTGGTGTAGAAATGGAAGACATCATAGATTATAAGGTTCCCTTCGGAATTTTAGGACAACTCGTTCATCCAATCATTGTAAAACCAAAATTGGAAGAGATTTTTAATTACCGTACTAAAAAACTTGAAGAATTATTTGGGACTTATAAAAAATAG
- a CDS encoding Lrp/AsnC family transcriptional regulator — protein sequence MNIDNLNWNILKCLQRNARLSNAEIGRQVGISSPAVSERIKKMEDAGIIQSYNTLISPFEVGYQLKALITVRAFMGMLKPFLEKVKTYDEVINCYRITGNENIVMEVVLKNQKHLEAFIDQLIVYGETKTQIVLSHVIKHNEVKPLK from the coding sequence ATGAATATCGATAATTTAAATTGGAATATCCTGAAATGTCTTCAACGTAACGCCAGGCTGTCAAATGCGGAAATTGGCAGACAAGTAGGTATCAGTTCTCCAGCAGTTTCAGAACGCATAAAAAAAATGGAAGATGCAGGAATTATTCAAAGCTACAATACACTCATCTCTCCTTTTGAAGTAGGTTATCAATTAAAAGCCTTGATTACAGTGAGAGCGTTTATGGGGATGTTGAAACCTTTTTTGGAAAAAGTAAAAACTTACGATGAGGTTATCAATTGCTATCGTATTACTGGAAATGAAAATATTGTAATGGAAGTGGTTCTTAAAAATCAAAAACACTTGGAGGCGTTCATCGATCAACTTATTGTTTACGGAGAGACAAAAACACAAATTGTGCTGTCACACGTTATAAAGCATAATGAAGTAAAACCACTTAAATAA
- a CDS encoding YpdA family putative bacillithiol disulfide reductase: MIKLDVLIIGAGPIGIACALECKKRNWDYAVIEKGALTNSLFNYPLNMTFFSTSEKLEIDDVPFISNNPKPTRNEALEYYRRVTTSNQLKINLYETIISVEKTEDHFKVTSNKKEYKAQKVIISTGFYDIPNMLNVSGEDLPKVMHYYKEAHPFTLQDVAVIGASNSSVDAALEIYRKGGNVTMVIRGESIGERVKYWVRPDIINRIEEGSIKAYFNSEVKEILDDKIIIQTPNGSKTISNDYVVALTGYRPNFKFLAKVGVQFSEDEKHIPNYNPDTMETNIKGLYLAGVICGGMETHKWFIENSRVHAKMIARHIESLEIFKS; this comes from the coding sequence ATGATAAAATTAGATGTATTGATTATTGGAGCTGGACCAATTGGTATTGCTTGTGCTCTAGAGTGTAAAAAGCGCAATTGGGATTATGCTGTAATAGAAAAAGGAGCCCTAACAAATTCACTATTTAACTATCCGCTGAACATGACTTTTTTTTCTACTTCGGAAAAATTAGAAATCGATGATGTTCCCTTTATAAGCAATAATCCCAAACCAACAAGAAATGAAGCTTTAGAATATTACCGAAGAGTAACCACTTCAAACCAATTGAAAATTAATCTTTATGAGACTATAATTTCCGTAGAAAAAACTGAAGATCATTTTAAGGTTACGTCTAACAAAAAAGAATACAAAGCACAAAAAGTCATTATCTCCACAGGATTTTACGATATTCCTAATATGCTTAATGTGAGTGGTGAAGATTTACCGAAAGTGATGCATTACTATAAAGAAGCACATCCTTTTACATTGCAGGATGTTGCAGTGATTGGAGCAAGTAATTCATCGGTGGATGCTGCTCTTGAAATTTATCGCAAAGGCGGAAATGTAACAATGGTCATTAGAGGTGAATCTATTGGAGAACGCGTAAAATACTGGGTAAGACCAGATATTATAAACCGTATTGAAGAAGGCAGTATCAAAGCCTATTTCAATTCTGAAGTGAAGGAAATTTTAGACGATAAAATCATCATCCAAACGCCAAATGGTTCTAAAACCATTTCTAATGATTATGTTGTGGCTCTTACAGGCTATCGACCAAATTTCAAGTTTTTAGCAAAAGTAGGAGTTCAATTTTCCGAAGATGAAAAACACATACCAAATTACAATCCAGACACGATGGAAACCAATATTAAAGGTTTATATCTTGCTGGTGTGATTTGTGGCGGAATGGAAACTCATAAATGGTTTATAGAAAACTCCAGAGTTCACGCAAAAATGATTGCTCGACATATTGAAAGTCTTGAAATTTTTAAATCGTAA
- a CDS encoding TspO/MBR family protein, protein MKFLKPFFAFLIINFGALGIGSLLMADGPKGEWYLQLNKAPWTPDGWVFGAAWTLIMIYFSIYMAFLYVKRPTKKVITLFTLQFVLNVLWNFLFFNQKLIEVALANIVLLTIVVAAMLFTYTKDLKVKSFLILPYLIWLCIATSLNLYILLYN, encoded by the coding sequence ATGAAGTTCTTAAAGCCATTTTTTGCTTTTCTTATCATCAATTTTGGTGCATTGGGTATTGGCAGCCTGCTCATGGCAGATGGTCCAAAAGGAGAATGGTATTTACAACTTAATAAAGCACCTTGGACGCCAGATGGCTGGGTCTTTGGCGCAGCCTGGACGCTCATTATGATTTACTTTTCAATATATATGGCGTTTTTATATGTAAAGAGACCAACCAAAAAAGTCATAACCCTCTTTACTTTACAATTTGTACTAAATGTCCTTTGGAATTTTTTATTCTTCAACCAAAAATTAATTGAGGTTGCACTGGCAAACATTGTACTGCTCACTATTGTTGTAGCAGCAATGTTATTCACATACACTAAAGACTTGAAAGTCAAATCTTTTCTTATCCTACCCTATTTGATTTGGCTTTGCATTGCCACATCACTAAACCTCTATATTTTACTCTATAATTGA
- a CDS encoding glutathione peroxidase — MATLFSKSSSSEKPDYTSIYDIEINSLNGKPLSLSEYKGKYILFVNVASKCGFTPQYKDLQELYDKYADKLVVIGVPCNQFGEQEPGSSKDIESFCEVNYGVTFPITEKIDVKGSQQHPLFEWLTQKRKNGVSDSKVKWNFQKYLVGPTGQFIDYYYSMTLPTNSKITKHIK, encoded by the coding sequence ATGGCAACACTATTTTCAAAATCTAGTTCTTCGGAAAAACCAGACTATACTTCTATTTACGATATAGAAATCAATAGCCTAAATGGAAAACCATTATCACTTTCAGAATATAAAGGAAAATACATACTTTTTGTAAATGTCGCATCAAAATGTGGGTTCACACCTCAGTACAAAGATTTACAGGAACTTTATGACAAGTATGCTGATAAGCTGGTTGTTATTGGAGTACCTTGTAACCAATTTGGTGAGCAAGAACCTGGTAGTTCTAAAGATATAGAATCGTTTTGTGAAGTGAATTACGGTGTCACATTTCCTATTACCGAAAAAATAGATGTTAAAGGCTCTCAACAGCACCCATTATTTGAGTGGCTAACCCAAAAGCGAAAAAATGGAGTAAGCGATTCTAAAGTAAAATGGAATTTTCAAAAATATCTAGTTGGTCCAACAGGACAGTTCATTGATTACTATTACTCAATGACACTACCAACAAATTCTAAAATCACTAAACACATCAAATAG
- a CDS encoding SDR family NAD(P)-dependent oxidoreductase, with translation MKTYIVIGGSKGIGNAIVDTLLENHKIINLSRTAPEQSHENLTHHDCDILKDELPDIESADGLVYCPGSINLKPIGRFSLDEFREDYEINVIGAVKAIQKYLGIIKNGDDPSIVLFSTVAAKLGMPFHSSIAAAKSGVEGLVKSLGAELATSLRINAIAPTVTNTDLASKLLRNDKMIENITERHPMKKFLEPKDVAGMASFLLSEKASSISGQVFEMDCGIVSFKI, from the coding sequence ATGAAAACATATATAGTAATTGGTGGCAGCAAAGGTATTGGAAATGCAATTGTGGACACGTTATTAGAGAACCATAAAATCATAAATCTTAGCAGAACAGCGCCAGAGCAATCTCACGAGAACTTGACGCATCACGACTGCGATATTTTAAAAGACGAATTGCCAGATATTGAATCTGCAGATGGTTTAGTTTATTGTCCCGGAAGTATCAATTTAAAACCAATAGGTCGATTTAGTTTAGACGAATTTAGAGAAGACTACGAAATCAATGTCATTGGAGCTGTTAAGGCCATTCAAAAATATTTGGGAATTATCAAAAATGGTGACGATCCATCGATTGTTTTGTTTAGTACAGTAGCTGCAAAATTAGGAATGCCCTTTCACTCAAGTATTGCAGCTGCAAAATCTGGAGTTGAAGGTTTGGTAAAATCATTGGGAGCAGAATTGGCAACCAGCTTACGTATTAATGCCATAGCGCCAACGGTAACCAATACCGATCTGGCTTCTAAATTACTTAGAAATGACAAAATGATTGAAAACATCACAGAGCGTCACCCAATGAAAAAATTCTTAGAGCCAAAGGATGTTGCAGGTATGGCATCATTTTTATTATCTGAAAAAGCGAGCTCAATTTCGGGCCAAGTTTTTGAAATGGACTGCGGAATCGTTAGTTTTAAGATATAA
- the folE gene encoding GTP cyclohydrolase I FolE — translation MNTEILKNKINDHALNMFSAEDIGDDHLFTGLETPMKTDAFKLSDDEKKERISILFEEIMDVMGLDLTDDSLKGTPKRVAKMYIDEIFSGLNPANKPKIALFENKYQYNQMLVEKNITFYSNCEHHFVPIIGKAHVAYISSGKVIGLSKLNRIVQYYAKRPQVQERLTNQIAEDLKAILETDDVAVIIDAKHLCVSSRGIKDDTSATVTTYYGGQFNTPEKISELHNYINN, via the coding sequence ATGAATACCGAAATTTTAAAAAACAAAATTAACGACCACGCACTAAATATGTTTTCTGCGGAAGATATTGGAGATGACCACCTATTTACAGGTTTAGAGACACCAATGAAAACAGATGCTTTTAAATTGAGTGACGACGAAAAAAAAGAGCGTATTTCTATTCTTTTTGAAGAGATTATGGACGTTATGGGACTAGATCTCACAGATGATTCATTGAAAGGTACACCTAAGCGTGTCGCTAAAATGTATATTGATGAAATCTTTTCTGGATTGAATCCTGCAAACAAACCAAAAATTGCATTGTTTGAAAATAAGTATCAATACAACCAAATGTTGGTTGAAAAAAATATAACTTTTTACTCTAACTGTGAGCACCATTTTGTACCAATTATCGGTAAAGCTCATGTAGCTTATATCTCTTCTGGCAAAGTAATAGGGCTTTCTAAACTAAATAGAATTGTACAATATTATGCCAAGCGTCCACAAGTTCAAGAACGTTTAACAAATCAAATCGCAGAAGATCTTAAAGCTATTTTAGAAACAGATGATGTTGCTGTTATTATTGACGCCAAACACCTTTGTGTCTCTTCAAGAGGTATTAAGGATGATACGTCTGCAACAGTGACAACCTATTATGGTGGTCAATTTAATACACCAGAGAAAATTTCAGAATTACACAACTATATAAATAATTAA
- a CDS encoding Lacal_2735 family protein, producing MFNLFKKTSEVEKLQKKYEKLMKEWHALSTTNRSESDKKYAEAQKIQEQIEQLQKK from the coding sequence ATGTTCAATTTATTCAAAAAGACCAGTGAGGTTGAGAAACTTCAGAAAAAATACGAAAAGCTCATGAAAGAGTGGCATGCATTATCAACTACCAATAGAAGCGAAAGTGATAAAAAATATGCTGAAGCTCAAAAAATACAAGAGCAAATAGAACAGCTTCAAAAAAAATAA
- a CDS encoding CocE/NonD family hydrolase → MKHLFRLIIILSLVFTSCSKTNKDRPISEEEEEVEDTYVKDNYTKKEVTIEMRDGIKLHTTIYSPKDTSQKYPILMMRTPYSCQPYGENEFKTKIGPNAHLMKEGNIVVYQDVRGRWMSEGVYDNMRAYIPNKTDDSQIDESSDTYDTIEWLVNNVENNNGNVGTWGISYPGFYATYSTIDAHPALKAASPQACIGDFFFDDFHHNGAFLLSYFRAVSLFGTTKDQPTDSAWYKFPEMKTQDQYQFFLDAGPLSNLNEYFQYDTPDDQSVSQSNRIDDIFWKEIVEHPNYDSVWKPKGLIQNLKDIKPSVATMIVGGLFDAEDLYGPFETYKTIEKNNPENYNTMVFGPWDHGRWARTDVKNYVGNYFFGDSISLNFQRDVETKFFNHFLKGTGDKNSGLPEAYVYDSGKKEWSSFEAWPPKGVTTETMYLNANQELNTSKNGNTKEVFVSDLKRPVPYSEDIKTVFTPRKYMTDDQRFAARRPDVLVFETDVLDEDFTLAGDIMAKLNVATTGTDADWVVKIIDVHPADAEEQEEGMQDHLKMSNYHLMVRSEVMRGRFRNSFENPEPFVPNKPTEVNIKLQDVHHTFKKGHKLQVQVQSTWFPLIDLNPQTFVPNIYKAKESDFQNQTHTVFNDSKIEFSVLK, encoded by the coding sequence ATGAAACATCTTTTTAGATTGATTATTATTTTAAGCCTAGTATTTACATCGTGTTCAAAAACGAATAAAGACAGGCCAATTTCCGAAGAAGAAGAAGAAGTAGAAGACACTTACGTTAAAGATAATTACACAAAAAAAGAAGTCACCATAGAAATGCGTGATGGTATTAAGTTGCACACCACCATTTATTCGCCAAAGGATACGAGTCAAAAATATCCTATTTTAATGATGCGAACACCGTATAGCTGTCAACCTTATGGCGAAAATGAGTTTAAGACTAAGATTGGTCCAAATGCTCATTTAATGAAAGAAGGTAATATTGTGGTGTATCAAGATGTTCGCGGACGCTGGATGAGTGAGGGTGTTTATGATAATATGCGAGCGTATATTCCCAATAAAACCGATGATTCTCAAATTGACGAATCGTCAGATACATACGATACCATTGAATGGTTGGTGAATAACGTTGAGAACAATAATGGGAATGTTGGTACTTGGGGGATTTCTTATCCTGGTTTTTATGCTACATACTCAACAATAGATGCGCATCCCGCTTTAAAGGCAGCGTCGCCTCAAGCTTGTATTGGAGACTTCTTTTTTGATGACTTCCATCACAATGGTGCTTTTTTACTGAGTTATTTTAGAGCAGTGTCTTTATTTGGAACGACAAAAGATCAACCAACAGATTCTGCTTGGTACAAGTTCCCAGAAATGAAGACCCAAGATCAGTACCAATTTTTCTTGGATGCTGGACCTTTAAGTAATTTGAACGAGTATTTCCAGTATGATACACCAGATGATCAATCGGTTTCGCAATCCAATAGAATTGACGATATCTTTTGGAAAGAAATTGTTGAGCACCCAAACTACGATTCTGTTTGGAAACCAAAAGGTTTGATCCAAAATTTAAAGGATATAAAACCAAGCGTAGCTACGATGATTGTTGGTGGTTTATTTGATGCGGAAGATCTTTACGGTCCTTTTGAAACCTATAAAACGATAGAAAAAAATAATCCAGAAAATTACAACACTATGGTTTTTGGACCTTGGGATCACGGTCGTTGGGCAAGAACAGATGTGAAGAATTACGTTGGTAATTATTTCTTTGGAGATTCTATTTCGCTCAATTTTCAGCGTGATGTTGAGACTAAATTCTTTAACCATTTCTTAAAAGGAACTGGTGATAAAAACTCTGGTTTGCCAGAAGCATATGTTTATGATTCTGGTAAAAAGGAATGGAGTAGTTTTGAGGCTTGGCCACCAAAAGGCGTCACAACAGAAACGATGTATCTAAATGCCAACCAAGAGCTAAATACGTCAAAAAATGGAAACACAAAAGAAGTTTTTGTGAGTGATTTGAAACGCCCTGTACCATATTCCGAAGATATAAAAACCGTATTCACACCAAGAAAATATATGACCGACGATCAACGTTTTGCAGCGCGACGTCCAGATGTGCTGGTGTTTGAGACTGATGTTTTAGACGAAGATTTTACGCTTGCTGGTGATATTATGGCTAAATTAAACGTCGCGACTACTGGTACAGATGCCGATTGGGTAGTTAAGATTATTGATGTACATCCCGCAGATGCAGAAGAGCAGGAGGAAGGTATGCAAGATCATTTAAAAATGAGTAATTATCATTTAATGGTGAGGAGTGAAGTGATGCGAGGACGTTTTAGAAACAGCTTTGAAAACCCAGAACCTTTTGTGCCAAACAAGCCCACAGAGGTGAACATCAAATTACAAGATGTGCACCATACCTTTAAAAAGGGGCACAAATTACAAGTGCAAGTGCAGAGTACTTGGTTTCCGTTGATTGATTTGAATCCGCAAACGTTCGTACCAAATATTTATAAGGCAAAAGAGAGCGATTTTCAAAATCAAACGCATACGGTTTTTAACGATTCTAAGATTGAGTTTTCGGTTTTGAAATAG